A DNA window from Brassica napus cultivar Da-Ae chromosome C1, Da-Ae, whole genome shotgun sequence contains the following coding sequences:
- the LOC106375670 gene encoding protease Do-like 5, chloroplastic — protein sequence MVVALACSSISCTFTPFNRSNSVLACSGSNPDQRRRTVIFGSSLALASSLLASNQQSFPVESAIALEQLKEKEEELEDEEERNVNLFQKTSASVVYIEDIELPKTSSDESNVEENAKIEGTGSGFVWDKLGHIVTNYHVIAKLATDQSGLQRCKVSLVDAMGTRFTKDGKIVGLDPDNDLAVLKIETEGRELKPVALGTSSDLRVGQSCFAIGNPYGYENTLTIGVVSGLGREIPSPNGKSIREAIQTDADINSGNSGGPLLDSYGHTIGVNTATFTRKGTGMSSGVNFAIPIDTVVRTVPYLIVYGTAYRDRF from the exons ATGGTCGTTGCTCTTGCTTGTTCCTCAATCTCTTGTACTTTCACTCCATTTAACCGGTCGAATTCAGTGTTAGCTTGCTCCGGTTCGAATCCTGATCAGAGAAGAAGAACCGTGATCTTCGGTTCGAGCTTAGCGCTCGCCTCGTCTCTGCTCGCTTCCAATCAACAGAGTTTTCCGGTGGAATCTGCGATCGCATTGGAGCAACTTAAGGAAAAAGAAGAGGAGCTTGAGgacgaagaagagagaaatgtcAATCTCTTCCAG AAAACTTCGGCGTCTGTTGTGTACATCGAAGACATTGAGCTTCCCAAAACTTCCTCTGATGAATCCAATGTCGAGGAAAATGCAAAGATCGAAGGGACAGGTTCTGGCTTCGTTTGGGACAAGCTTGGTCACATT GTGACAAACTATCATGTCATTGCCAAGTTAGCTACAGATCAGAGTGGTTTACAACGTTGTAAG GTGTCTCTAGTTGATGCCATGGGAACAAGATTTACAAAAGATGGGAAAATTGTGGGTCTTGATCCAGACAATGATCTTGCTGTTTTGAAG ATTGAAACCGAGGGGCGTGAGTTGAAACCTGTTGCTCTTGGTACCTCCAGTGACCTACGCGTAGGTCAGAGTTGCTTTGCTATTGGGAATCCGTATGGATATGAAAACACTTTGACAATAGGG GTAGTGAGTGGGTTGGGAAGAGAGATACCTTCACCCAACGGGAAGAGTATTCGAGAAGCTATCCAAACAGATGCTGACATTAACTCTGGCAATTCTGGAGGGCCATTGCTTGATTCTTATGGCCATACCATCGGCGTCAACACTGCCACATTCACCCGCAAAG GGACTGGTATGTCTTCCGGAGTGAACTTTGCCATTCCCATTGACACAGTTGTTCGAACAGTACCCTATCTCATTGTGTATGGAACAGCATACAGAGACAGATTCTGA
- the LOC106375671 gene encoding uncharacterized protein LOC106375671, which produces MEQVDAGGSTTTVAASTSEESGLYPIARVRKLLFRQMLVGIKDGRFFLGSFHCIDKQGNIILQDTVEYRSIRRSSPSPTEQRCLGMILIPASCRTSCHVDCSIEEQLSLIQLKE; this is translated from the coding sequence ATGGAACAAGTCGATGCAGGAGGAAGCACGACCACCGTCGCTGCGTCGACCTCTGAAGAGTCGGGTTTATATCCGATAGCACGAGTGAGGAAGCTCTTGTTCCGCCAGATGCTCGTTGGAATCAAAGACGGGAGATTCTTCCTTGGCAGTTTCCACTGCATTGACAAACAAGGAAACATCATTCTCCAAGACACCGTTGAGTATCGCAGCATTAGAAGATCGTCTCCTTCCCCTACTGAACAGCGTTGTCTTGGTATGATCCTCATCCCTGCCTCTTGCAGGACCTCTTGCCATGTTGATTGCTCTATCGAGGAACAACTTTCATTGATTCAGCTCAAAGAGTAG
- the LOC106375672 gene encoding LOW QUALITY PROTEIN: KH domain-containing protein At4g18375 (The sequence of the model RefSeq protein was modified relative to this genomic sequence to represent the inferred CDS: substituted 1 base at 1 genomic stop codon): MSDRKKRKSNHNNDNKNQRRRFSNANAETINKEDLVIYRILCPVGIIGGVIGKSGKVINANGDTTKAKIKVFDQSPGCTQRVITIYSSVKEKVDVTETETEPLCCAQYALLRVHDTIVSCVESAAGGEKNGNKNEECRLLVPSSQASGVIGKAGAVIKSIRRRTGASVEVDSKDVSDPSHACALDFDNVVLISGEHESVKKALYAVSATMYKTSPXEQIPLDSTTVQDTPASVVIPSEVSSYVYPQTGLYTNHDHHRAGVVPSFVNASEFQGYAETTSPVSHGFGGSPGSKELVLKVLCPVSSIGRVIGREGSTINGMREASGSRIEVNKANHGDDECVIIVTATESPDDMKSMAVEAILLLQEKISDDIDEETVKMQLLVPSKVIGCIIGKSGSVINQIRKRTNASIRISKGNNDDLVEVSGEVSSVRDALIQIVLRLREDVLGDRGSVSARNPPAARSDHSGFTLAPFVSSVPEYASVDFDQRRETGESSLGMVSSDRFYGYESSFPATDHGLVSVGPYSYGGLYQSSALEILVPASAVSKVIGKGGGNLENIRRISGAMVEFSDSKTSHGDRIALVSGTPEQMRSAENLFQAFIMST; this comes from the exons ATGAGTGACCGTAAGAAGCGAAAATCCAATCACAACAACGACAACAAGAATCAAAGGAGGCGATTTTCAAATGCCAACGCTGAAACCATCAACAAAGAAGACCTCGTAATCTACAGAATCCTCTGCCCCGTCGGAATCATCGGTGGCGTTATAGGCAAGAGCGGCAAAGTCATAAACGCCAACGGGGACACCACCAAGGCCAAGATCAAAGTCTTTGACCAGTCACCTGGCTGCACCCAAAGAGTCATCACAATTTACTCCTCGGTTAAGGAGAAAGTCGACGTAACAGAGACCGAAACAGAGCCTCTGTGCTGTGCGCAAT ATGCTCTTCTCAGAGTCCATGACACGATCGTGAGCTGTGTGGAGAGTGCTGCTGGTGGAGAGAAGAATGGTAATAAGAACGAGGAATGTCGTCTTTTAGTTCCGTCTAGCCAAGCTTCTGGTGTGATTGGTAAAGCTGGTGCGGTTATCAAGAGCATAAGGAGAAGAACTGGAGCTAGTGTTGAGGTTGATTCTAAAGATGTCTCGGATCCTTCGCATGCTTGTGCCTTGGATTTTGATAATGTAGTTCTG atATCTGGTGAGCATGAATCTGTGAAGAAGGCTCTTTACGCTGTTTCTGCTACCATGTACAAGACCAGCCCTTGAGAACAGATTCCTCTAGATTCAACAACCGTGCAAGACACTCCAGCTAGTGTTGTGATTCCGTCGGAGGTTTCAAGTTATGTCTACCCTCAAACTGGATTATACACAAATCATGATCATCACAGAGCAGGTGTTGTTCCGTCGTTTGTCAATGCATCTGAGTTTCAGGGTTATGCAGAAACCACTAGTCCTGTGTCTCATGGTTTTGGCGGGTCTCCTGGATCGAAAGAGCTGGTTTTGAAGGTGTTGTGCCCTGTGTCCAGTATCGGTCGTGTTATCGGGAGAGAAGGTTCAACCATTAATGGAATGAGAGAAGCTAGCGGTTCTCGTATAGAGGTTAATAAAGCAAATCATGGTGATGATGAGTGTGTTATTATTGTCACCGCTACAGAG TCTCCTGATGATATGAAGTCTATGGCTGTTGAAGCTATTCTTCTTCTGCAAGAGAAGATCAGTGACGATATTGATGAGGAGACTGTTAAGATGCAACTTCTTGTTCCTTCCAAGGTTATTGGATGCATTATAGGTAAAAGCGGCTCGGTCATAAACCAAATCAGGAAAAGAACCAACGCCAGTATCCGTATCTCGAAAGGGAATAACGATGATCTTGTTGAG GTATCTGGTGAAGTCAGCAGTGTGAGAGATGCTCTCATTCAGATTGTTCTAAGGCTTCGAGAAGATGTTTTAGGCGATAGAGGCAGTGTCTCTGCTAGGAATCCTCCTGCTGCAAGATCTGATCATTCCGGTTTTACActtgctccttttgtatcttCTGTTCCAGAATATGCTTCTGTAGATTTTGATCAGAGGCGAGAGACAGGGGAAAGCAGCTTGGGAATGGTTTCTTCAGACAGATTCTATGGCTATGAAAGTAGTTTCCCG GCAACAGATCATGGTTTGGTATCAGTCGGTCCATACTCATATGGAGG aTTGTATCAGTCTTCTGCTTTGGAGATTCTTGTCCCGGCGAGTGCAGTGAGTAAAGTTATTGGCAAGGGAGGAGGCAATTTGGAGAACATAAGAAGG ATATCAGGAGCGATGGTAGAATTTTCGGATTCCAAAACTTCTCACGGTGATCGCATTGCTCTCGTATCAGGCACACCTGAACAGATGCGTAGTGCAGAGAACTTGTTCCAAGCTTTTATTATGTCCACTTGA
- the LOC106374343 gene encoding glycolate oxidase 3-like, whose amino-acid sequence MEITNVMEYEKIAKEKLPKLVYDYYASGAEDQWTLQENRNAFSRILFRPRILKDVSEIDVSTRVLGFNISMPIMVAPTAMQKMAHPDGELATARATSAAGTIMTLSTCATCSVDEVASTGPGIRFFQLYVYEDRYVVRQLAKRAEEAGFKAIALTVDTPRFGRREADIKNRFALPRDLTLKNFEGLDLGEIDKTNDSWLASYAASQVDQSLSWKDIKWLQSITSLPILLKGVLTAEDARIAVEYGAEGIIVSNHGARQLDYVPPTIMALEEVVKAVQGRIPVFLDGGVRRGTDIFKALALGASGVFVGRPTLFSLAADGEAGVRKMLQMLRDELELTMALSGCSSLREISRNHIKTDWDFPHYLPAKL is encoded by the exons ATGGAGATAACGAACGTGATGGAATACGAGAAAATCGCAAAGGAGAAATTACCAAAGTTGGTATATGATTACTATGCATCTGGTGCAGAGGATCAGTGGACTCTTCAGGAGAATCGTAACGCCTTCTCCAGGATTCT GTTTAGGCCTCGGATTCTCAAAGATGTAAGCGAGATTGATGTGAGCAcaagggttttagggtttaacaTTTCCATGCCAATCATGGTTGCTCCTACGGCAATGCAGAAAATGGCTCACCCTGATG GCGAGCTTGCAACCGCCAGAGCTACTTCCGCTGCTGGAACGATCATG aCTTTATCTACATGTGCTACTTGTAGTGTTGATGAAGTTGCTTCCACAGGACCTGGTATTCGTTTCTTCCAACTCTAC GTCTATGAGGACAGATACGTGGTTAGACAGCTTGCGAAACGAGCTGAAGAAGCTGGATTCAAAGCGATTGCTCTTACTGTAGATACCCCTAGGTTCGGACGCAGAGAAGCCgacatcaaaaacag ATTCGCGCTTCCTCGAGATCTAACTTTGAAGAACTTCGAAGGGTTGGATCTTGGGGAAATAGACAAG ACCAATGACTCATGGCTAGCTTCTTATGCTGCAAGTCAAGTTGATCAATCACTTAGCTGGAAG gaTATAAAGTGGCTCCAATCAATCACAAGCTTGCCAATACTTCTCAAGGGTGTTCTTACAGCTGAGGATG CAAGGATCGCGGTTGAATATGGAGCTGAAGGGATTATAGTTTCTAACCATGGAGCTCGTCAGCTCGATTATGTCCCTCCAACTATAATGGCCCTTGAAGAG GTGGTTAAAGCCGTGCAGGGTCGGATACCGGTGTTTCTTGACGGTGGGGTTCGCCGTGGAACAGATATATTTAAAGCATTGGCTCTTGGAGCTTCAGGTGTCTTT GTTGGGAGGCCAACCTTGTTCTCGCTTGCAGCGGACGGAGAGGCCGGAGTGAGGAAGATGCTGCAAATGCTAAGAGATGAGCTCGAGCTGACAATGGCACTAAGTGGGTGCAGTTCTCTGAGAGAGATCAGTAGAAACCACATCAAGACCGATTGGGACTTTCCTCATTACCTCCCGGCCAAGCTATAG
- the LOC106375673 gene encoding F-box protein At4g18380-like, with protein MAVIHRSDPLSRIHPEPLHQPDFFDHLPDSILLLVFNRIGDVKALGRCGVVSKRFHSLVPQVENVVVRVDCVISDDDDPSSLSPDKPRSSASPFSAIFRLIFKPLHALTQLLATKRSSSSPSPSPSSSSLSITGGGEDGEIEQGGVTHHSPTQVLKNFNEIRFLRIELPAGELGIDDGVLLKWRAEFGSTLENCVILGASSVATDPPPSDDSNAAAAVEDNGSIPESFYTNGGLKLRVVWTISSLIAASARHYLLQPIIAEHKTLDSLVLTDTDGQGVLCMNRDQLEELRVKPLSASSASKRTLVPALNMRLWYAPSLELPDGTVLKGATLVAIRPSESKKEVCDVSWVSSAFDGVYGVAAKMLVKRRTYCLEMNSF; from the coding sequence ATGGCCGTTATCCACCGTTCAGATCCGCTCTCTCGGATCCACCCGGAACCGCTACACCAACCCGACTTCTTCGACCACCTCCCCGACTCCATCCTCCTCCTCGTCTTCAACCGCATCGGCGACGTCAAAGCCCTCGGCCGATGCGGCGTCGTTTCCAAGAGATTCCACTCCCTCGTCCCCCAAGTCGAGAACGTCGTCGTTCGTGTCGACTGCGTCATCTCCGACGACGACGATCCCTCCTCCCTCTCCCCCGACAAGCCTCGCTCCTCCGCCTCCCCCTTCTCCGCCATCTTCCGCCTCATCTTCAAGCCTTTACACGCTTTGACACAGCTCCTCGCCACTAAACGCTCATCTTCATCACCGTCTCCTTCTCCTTCGTCCTCGTCGTTGTCTATcacaggaggaggagaagaCGGAGAGATCGAGCAAGGCGGCGTGACTCACCACTCCCCGACGCAGGTCCTCAAAAACTTCAACGAGATTCGTTTCCTCCGCATCGAGCTTCCCGCCGGCGAGTTAGGCATAGACGACGGCGTTTTGCTGAAATGGCGTGCGGAGTTCGGATCAACCCTCGAGAATTGCGTCATCCTCGGCGCCTCCTCCGTGGCCACAGACCCTCCTCCTTCCGACGACAGCAACGCGGCGGCGGCGGTGGAGGACAACGGGAGCATACCGGAGTCGTTCTACACGAACGGAGGGCTCAAGCTTCGTGTCGTGTGGACGATCAGCTCCTTGATCGCTGCCTCCGCGAGGCACTACTTGCTTCAGCCGATCATCGCGGAGCACAAGACGCTTGATAGTTTGGTGCTGACGGATACCGATGGGCAAGGGGTGCTTTGTATGAACAGAGACCAGTTGGAGGAGTTGAGGGTGAAACCGTTGTCTGCTTCTTCGGCTTCTAAGAGGACGCTTGTGCCGGCTCTGAACATGAGGCTTTGGTATGCTCCTTCTTTGGAGTTGCCTGATGGGACTGTGTTGAAGGGTGCGACTTTGGTGGCGATTAGACCTAGTGAGTCGAAGAAGGAGGTGTGTGATGTTTCTTGGGTTTCTTCTGCGTT